The region CTCTCCCCGAGCTACTGCTGTTCCTCATGATGACCGCGCCTCCTGGCCTGCTGTTTCTGGTGCCGGTGGAAGCGTTCCTGTCACTGCGTAATGCCCAGTTCGTTAATGCCAGTCTGCTCGGGTTCGTCACGCTATGGCGTGTCGCATTGCTGGTCTGGTTCATGCGGCGTGTCGTCGCGTTGTCCGGTCTGGCGATGATCGTTACATGTCTGGCGCTGCTGGTTTTCATTGCCGGAACCCTGACGTTGCTGAACCCCGAGCACGTAGCGGTCGGGTTACTCAGTGGTATCCGAACGGACCAGCAATCACCCAACGACATGAGCTACTCACTTCTTACATTGTTGTCGTTTAGCTCATTATTCGTCGTGCCTTATCTGCTGGTCGGCTATGCCTGGGCCTGGTATCGCTATACCCGGTCCACTTCGATCGTGCAGCCAGTACGCATAGGCGCTGACAGCAGGACTGTCCATACTAAAACAAGGAGGCAACATGCGTGATCACAGGAAACAGGCCCGGCCTCGTCTGGTAGCCGGCACCGCAACGCGTGCTTCGTTGCCATCGGTCTCCGATTGGGATGGCTATGGTTGCGCGGACGCCATGTACGAGGCTGAGGCCCGAAAACACGCTCGTTACGCCGTATTACGAGGCAAAACCCGCATGTCGGCGGCTATTACGGATGTGATAGGTGAGGAGCGCGCACGCCGTTTGATTACCGAAGCAATGGAAGAACTCCATGCCTTTGAAGCAAGCGCTGAGGGCTTCTTTGGTTATAACACCTGATTTGCCGCCTCCCCGGAAACCGTCAATCGGCTCTGGTGTGGTCGGCACCGAAACGTTCGCGTTGCATTTCCTGAAGGCGGCTGAGGGTTCGGCGAAAGGCAAAGGTGAGATGGCCTTCGGTATACAGCTCGGATAAGGGAACTGCGGCTTCGATATACAACGGGATGCGTCGGTCATAGCATTCATCGACCAAACCAATGAAGCGCCGCACGCTGTCGTCATGAATCGAAAGCCTGGGTAGCTCCCGATCACCCGCGATCACCCGACTAACACCGTCTTCAGTCCCCCGAGCGATCCGTGCAGGTCGCTGCGCGGCGCTGAGACAAGGAACACCGCTGAGCAGTATCGCCTCGAATCTATCGCACAGACCGATGAAATCAAGTGTCGACAGGGCTTGTCGACATAGCGCATCGAAACTGAACCAGGCGACCGACGGAGTATGCTTGAGCACAGGCACTTCGCGGTGACCCAGCTGTAAAGAGCCTGCGCTCGCCGGTGCGTCGCTGCTCAGCTGGTTGAAAATGTTGTGAAGGGGACCGGTGCTTGTCCCGTTGACGACCCAGTATCGCTGGTGCTCATGGCCAGCGCGCAAGCGGTGGTCAACCCCGCCGTCCACGCTTACCACGTGCATGTGTTGGTTAAGGGCAGCGATAGCCGGAAGGAACCGCTCGCGGTTGAACCCATCGGCGTACAGCTGATCGGGCGGCTGGTTGGACGTCGCTACCAGCACGACCCCGCGATCAAATACGAGCTGAAACAGGTTGCCTAGCAATATTGCATCGCCGATGTCGTTGACGAACAACTCGTCAAAACACAGCACTCGCACCTCACGGGCCAGTTCATCGGCAAGCGCATGCAGCGGATTGGCTGTGCCGTTCAGCTGAAACAGCCGCTGGTGTACCCAACTCATGAATCGATGAAAGTGCTGGCGTCGCGCCGGAACGGTCAGCCCTTGATGGAACGCGTCCATCAGCCAGGTCTTGCCACGCCCGACCGGGCCCCAGAGATAAACACCGGATACTGCCGTTGCATGGCTGGAATGTAGCGCCTGATGACAGTCGTCCAGCAATTGAACGGCTTGTTGTTGTGCAAGATCGATCTCGAAACCTTGCTGCCGAACGGCTCGCTGATAGGCGACCGACGGGGGGAGGGGAGCGTGCTGAGTCATTCGCCAATGGTGCCCGAATCCCGGCCGATCGGCCAGTCTCGCTGGCCGCCCGGCGATGCTCAGATACCGACGCGAGCCCCTATGACCATCTCACTGACCCAGCGCGTGAGAATCTTGGTATAGACCTGCTGACATCCTTCGTGGCTGAGCCCGTGATCCGCCCCGTCGATAATCCGGTGGGTCAAGGAGTGAGCGCCGACGAAGGAAGAGCGGTAGCTCATGATGGTCGCATGGGGCACGCGGTCATCGTATTGCGATTCCACTATCAATACGTCCCCTTCGAACCCGGCGCAGGCCGCCAGGGCCCGGTTATCTTCGGGGGTCAGGCGGCCGTGCCGATAATCCATCAATTTGACCTTGTCCAACGCTTGCTTGGGCGTCGTCCATTCATCGTCCCAATACAATGCCGGCACTCTGAGCGCGAGCCATTTGACCGGGCGCAGAGTGGTCAGAAATGCCGCCAGATAGCCGCCGTAACTGGTGCCGATGACTGCGATACAGGAGGGATCGACAGCCGGATGCTCGGACAGTTGGTCATAGGCGGCGAGCAGGTCCGCCAGGTTGTGCTCCCGGGTGACTGTTTCCTTTTGTACCTGCGTTGCAACATGGCCACGCATATCGAACGTAAGGCACACACAGCCCAGACCAGCGATGCCCTTGGCGCGCTCAAGGTCGCGCGCCTGACTCCCGCCCCAGCCGTGCACAAAGAGAATGCCAGGCATTTTCGATTCCGGCGCCATGAAGGTGCCGGCTATGTGTTGATCCTCAACCAGGATATCGATGGGGTCCTTGTTAGCTGTCATGGTTGGCCTTTACGCATTTGGTCAGGTAGCCGACTTCGCTGTCTTCACCGCTGTATACCACCGTCGCGTCAGCGGGGAGTTCAGCGTCTTTACCGTAGATCTCCAGCGTCGAGGTTTGCACTTGCGCGAGTGAGTGATCGGCGTTCAACATTTCGATCGCCAGGACCTCGGCGCTGCTCGCTCCGCCGATACGCCAGGATTGCTCCAATACACCGGTTACGCGTTCACCACGTTGATTGGTTCCTTCGGCGACATCGTAGTTACGGCGGGACAGAACAATCCCCGGCAGACTTTCCAGTGCGGCGCGTTCATATTGCTGTGCACGCTCCACAGCAAGCTTGAAAGAGTGCGAGAGGCCGAGCTTCTGCAGCTCGGGATAATCCCCTCGGACCACACGTAGATCCGAACCGCCATATACCAACTGGCCGGTATTGTCGCGGGTTAGCCGCTGCGTTCCGCAGTAGCTTCCCACTACGCCGCAGAGTCTTACCTGGCCTACGCTATACGTTATGACGTCGGTGAGGTTTTCTTCCAGAACCAGGCCCCATATCGCCAGTTCCGTCTCATTGATCTGATCCATGAAGTCTTGGAGTTCGGTCAGGCTGGTTATTACGCTTTGGCCTTTTCCCGCCCGCGCCAGGACCGGTTTGAGCCGTATTGGCCCGGCGCGGAGCATCTCTGCTCCCGCAGCAAGCGCATCCTTTATGCAGAATGCGCTATAGCCTGGCAGCACTGCATCTGCGGCGATGGAATGGAAGCGATCTGTCCAGCCTTCGGGTTGATATGTCGCGGAATGGTGTAGCGGGTGGGATATCGCTTTGGTGCCCATGAATGGCTGCGCCACCAGGCCACCAAAAAAATCGTTTTCGTCGCGAATGGCCAGTTTCTCATAGTTCGAGACGCCGACCAGCGTGTCCGAAGGAACGAAATAGGGTGGGGCGTCTGAAGATGCTGTGTCGGCGAAAATGCCCTGGTAGGGCAGGCCCAATAGCCGTGCGATCCTGGTCCCCAGGGCCTGGAATGTTTGTCGTTCATGCTCGGGTGTAGCTGTGCTCGAGAACAACAGAGCGACACCGGATTTACTGGACATGTTGGCTACTCCTCCGGCAGGGCTGTTACAGCCAATGTTAAATCGATTAGCCTCGAAACCTTACCGCAGCCACTGCTGCCCTGTGAGAGAACGGGGCCCCACGCTGCTTCGTTCACGCTGGTGCTAGTGACGTGATAAGCCTCAATGACAATCTCTCAATGTTGCGGCTGCGCATATCTGCAGCCGCACATGAAAGGCTAGGCCAAGTATGGGTCTTGGGCCAGCGGCGGTATCGTTAATATTTATTGCGGAAGGGTGAACACCACGACGCTGTCTCCGATGGGAGTGCCGAGGCGTGCATCTCCTCCGGAGGCAATGGCGACGTATTGCCGCCCCGCATGTATATAGGTGATGGGGCTCGCCTGTGCGCCAGCCGGCAAACGACCGTCCCAGAGCAAATCACCGGTACGTGTATCGAAGGCGCGCAGATAATTGTCCTGCGCGGCGGCAATGAAAGTCAGGCCGCTGCGGGTGTTCACTGCGCCGCCGACATTCGGTGTGCCGATACGCAATTTCATGCGGGTAGCAATGCCCAGCGGGCCTGCATCTTCAGCGGTACCGAGCGGTTGGCTCCAGAGCAGCTCTCCGGTACGCATGTCGGTTGCCGAGAGAAAGCCCCATGGCGGTGCCAGGCAAGGTACTCCAAGCGGAGATAGCCACATGGTGTTGTCGACACCAAACGGGGCGCCGGCTTGTGGCGCAATGTCCTGATCCGGGCGCGCACCACCGCTGCCCACCGGTGGGTCCAGCACCTCGAGGCGCGGATACAGCTTCACCCGGTCCGGTAGTCGATTGCTGCTGGTGATCAGAATCTGCTGTTCCGGATTGACCGATAACCCGCCCCAGGTCAGTCCGCCAAGGCTACCCGGAAATACCAGGGTGCCGTCGCCCTGATCCGTAGGCGGCGTGTATATTCCTTCGTAACGCATGCGCTTGAACTGGATGCGGCAAAATAATGCGTCCAGCGGGGTAAGTCCGAACAGGTGTTCTTCGGCAATCAGCTCGGGCTCGCGCCCCGGTGCGCCGGCAAAGTTGGGTAGACCCGTAGAATATTGCTGGGTTGGTGAGGTCCAGTCGCCCTCGACGGTTCTTTCAGGCGTGGCGCGGTCTTCAAGGGGTGTAAGGGGTTCGCCAGTGCGCGCGTCGAGTACGTAGATCGAACCGCTCTTGGTTCCTTGTAGCAGCACGCGCCGCCACTGTCCGTCAATTTCCATGTCGGTCAAGGTTGGTTGCGCACCCAGATCGTAATTCCACAGGTCATGGTCCACGGTCCGGAAATGCCAGCGGGTGTCGCCGGTAGCAGCATCCACAGCAACCACCGAGGCTGTGTATTCTTCTTCCTCTGCGCTGCGGTCGCCGCCCCAATGGTCATTTGCCGGGCTGCCGGTAGCCAGGTAAACCAGGCCCAGTTGTTCGTCCGCCGAGATCACGGTCCAGACATTCGGTGTGCCCTGAGGCCAGGTTTCGCCCGGTCCCAGGCGATGCCGCGGCCGATCGACGCGCTTGGCATCCCACGCCCAGACAAGCTCGCCGGTCGTTACGCTATAGGCACGCGTCACCCCTGAAGGCGCATCGCGGCGCTGGTTGTCGCTGACCTGTTGGCCAACTATCACCAGATCCCCGACGACAGCTGGCCCGGACGTGCTCGAGGCGAAACCGATCTCCTGGCTATCAAGTCCTTCACCCAGATCTACCGTACCGCTGTTGCCAAACGTGCGGCACTGCTCACCGGTATGCGCATCGAGGGCAATCAGTCGGCTGTCTGCGGTAGCCAGCAATACGCGCTGTGCGCACTGCCTGGCGTCAGGTTGAGCGCTGGTCGACGCATGATAGGCCACTGCGCGGCAGGCCACGCTCTGCATGGATTCCATGACGTCAGGCGAGACCTGGGGATCGAAGTGCCATTGCTGTTCCCCGGTCGCGGGATCCAGGGCAAAAACCTGGTTGCTGCTCGAGCAGACAAACAGGCTGTTGCCGATCTTGATCGGCGTGTTCTGGAAGGCGTACGCCACCCGCGTGTTGGGTGGCAGGTCGCCGGTGTGGAATTCCCATGCCTGCGTCAGTTGCGCGACATTCTCCGGCGTGATCTGGTCTGCGGTGGAGAATCGTTGCCCGTGGTTGGTCCCCCCGAAGGCACGCCATTCCTCTGGATCAGTTGTCGATTCAATCGCCGTAGCCAGCGGTGCAGCATCGGTAACCACCGCCTGAGGCGGCGTTTTCGGATCGTCCGCTGAGCCGCGAACCAGATACCCGACGCCCGATACAAGGGCAAGCAATAACAAGGGAATGCCCAGAATCATCGCCGCCAACCCGTGGTCCGAACGGCGCGAAGGCTCCCCGCTAATGAACGCAAGCGCCAACACCATCGCCAGCAGCAGGCCGAGATGCAGGCCGGTACGTCCGGCCAGATCGAAGCCCCAGGCGTGCATCCAGGCCTTGAGGTCGATTTCCCATAGGGCCCATAGGACCGTACCAATAGTGACCAGGGCGAAAAGCCCGACGCCTGCGCCATAACGGCCACTGAGCACCCACAGGCACGCGAGGGTGCCTGCCGCGCCGGCAACCGCGTAATAGAAGGAGCCGCCAAGCACTGCCAGCCATATTCCCGGGAGCGCCATCGAAAGGCTGACCAGCAGCGCCAGGAATGCCGCCAGCAATAACATCCATCGCGCGAGAAATGGACCGGGCTTGCGTTGCATCATTAATACCTCAGGCTTTATCCATGTGCTGCTAAGGAAACGCTGAACAATTCCTAGCATTCTCCGCGTGACCTGAAGCGTGCAGATGCCAGGCGTGCTTCGCAGTTAACGGCCGTAGCCCTTAACAAGAAGTACAACGCAGCAGGTGCATGCTTCAGGCCGCGCCCTTCGGGGCTTTCAGGCTGGCCCGCACTCGTCGTTGCGGTTTCTCGACAGGCCCCGGCATGCCTTCAAAACCGCGCCTCGATTGCGAACCAGCCTGAAAGCCAGAGAGCGCAAGGAATTATTCAGCGCTTCCTAAGACTCGATAGGTCGAGCTCCCTGTCGACACAGTCAGGTACTCAAAAATTCATAACGATGCTCAATGTTTTGACGCAGGTGGCATTTTGCAATGCTTGCATCGCAGCATAGCTGATGGGTGCGCATTTGCGGCGCGCCCGTGCCGGGGCCATCCGCGCCTGGCCTGAGTATTGCGAAGAACGATCGCAGCTCCATTCTTGTCGAAGCGATGCAGGCTCGCGCATAGCTGCGGTAAACACGATGGCTAATGGAGAAGACATGAACGAGGTGGCAGAGCGCGATATCCAGTCAAGACGGGCCGGCATTCATGCTTTGGGGTGTCTGTTGCTGGTGGGAAGTTTTCTGGCTCTGTCGCTGGTTATTGCCAAGTTGGCAGATGAATCTGGCGCCCCCCGCCTGAGCTTTCTGATGACGGCCCTGATCGCTGCCGCGTTGATCCTTTCCGGGCTCACTGCAGCACGCGGCCAACCCATGCCGGTTAACCGGCGTACCCTCGAATATGCCGTGGTGTCGGGCATCCTGTTTGCAATACCCAATGCTGTTTCCTTTCTCTCCGTACGCCATGTAGGCGCCGGCTTTGTAGCGCTGAGCCTGGCGTTTCCGGTGCTTGTGACCTGGCTACTGGCCGTCACGTTGCGCATGGAGCAGTTGCGCATGCTCCGTCTCGCTGGGGTCTTGCTTGGCCTGGCTGGCGGGGTAGTGCTGGCGCTATCCAAAGGCAGCGATGCGGAGGGGGCGTATGGCTGGGCAGCCTTGGTAATGCTGATGCCGGTGGTGTTGGCCTTCGGCAATATTTACCGCACCTGGCGTTGGCCGCAGAACGCTGCGCCGGTTTTCCTCGCGGCCGTGATGATGCTCGGTGGTGCGCTGGCCCTTTCACCCTTCGCGCTGACCCTTGAAGCCGGTCGCCTGAGCGAGTTGTTCGGTTCGGCGCGGGTTGTGATGCTGTTGCTGGCGGAAACAGCGGTATTCGCGGTGGTGTATTTCTTCTTCTTCGTCCTGCAGCGAATCGCAGGCCCCGTTTACCTCAGCCAGATTGGCCTGGTGGCTGCGCTGGTAGGCACGCTGATTGCCATTCTGCTGCTCGGCGAGGGCCTGCCTCCCAACTTCGGCGTGGCGGGCATCCTGATTATCCTCGGCACTATTATTTTTCACCGTGCGGCTTAGCTGATGTCGATTTCGCGGTTTCTGGTGCGACTGAGGAGAGCATCATCCATCCGGGATGATCGCAAGCCAGCGAGGATAATGTCATGTCATATGTTGACGGATTTGTCGGAGCGGTGCCGACTGCCAACAAGGAAGCCTACCGCAAACATGCCGAATCAGCGGGTCACGTATTCAAGGAATACGGGGCCATCAGCTTCGTGGAATGCTGGGGTGACGATGTGCCTCCCGGAGAAATCACGTCTTTTCCGATGGCAGTGAAATGCAAGGAAGACGAAACGGTGATCTTTTCGTGGATCGTCTGGCCATCCAAAGCCGTGCGGGACGAGGGCATGCAGAAGGTTATGGCCGATCCGCGAGTACAGCCCGACGTGAACCCGATGCCCTTCGATGGCAAGCGCATGATATTCGGTGGGTTCGAACCAGTCGTGGACTTGTAGGGGAGGCTGGCTCGATAGAGCCAAAACGAAGGTCGTCCACCAGCCATAAGGTTGAATGCATAAAAGGGCGTTCTGCGGCGGTCGTTACGCCGGCCGTCCGGTGTCTACGACGGCATCACATCTTTACCCACGGATCGAAGCCCTGGGACTACCCGTCCCAGGGCCATCTTTTGCGCTAGGTATCCTTCGGCGGAAGTTCACGCACGGGTCTGACTTCCACACTGCCAAGGCGAGCGGGTGGGATGTGGGTGGCGAGCTGCAGGGCTTCATTGAGATCGCGGGCGTCCAGCAGGTAGAAGCCGGCGAGCTGCTCCTTGGTCTCTGCGAAAGGGCCATCAGAAATGACCGTTTCGCCGTCGCGGATGCGGACAGTGGTGGCGTCAGTAGTGGGTTGCAGCGCTTCGCCAGCCAGGTAATTGCCCTGGTGGGTAAGTTTTTCGACGCAACCGACGCACTCCTGATTGAGGTCGTGCCACTCCCTTTCTGACATGCTATTGATCAGGCTTTCCTGCAGGTATACCAGGGCGACATATTTCATGGTTCTCTCCGTATCGTTGGCCTGGCTCAGGCGGGCTGGTTTATCAAGCCACAATTGAGCATCCAGCTAACGCCATAGCGATCGGTCAGCGTGCCGAAACCTTCGGCCCAGAAGGTTTTCTCGAAGGGCATCTGTACCGAACCGCCTGCGGCGAGTTGATCGAATATCTGCTTGCCCTGCGTCGTATCGGTGTATTCCAGCGCTATCGTCGAGCCGCCGGACGTTTGCCCGCAGCTGTCGCCGGCCATATCACTGCCCATAATCAGATACCGGCCGATGCGCAGCTGCGCGTGGGCGATCAGATCTCGGGTCTCGACTGGGAAGTCTGCCGCCATGGGCGTTTCTTCGAAGGTGAGCATGGCTTCGATCTCGCCTCCCAGCGTGTCGGCATAAAAGCCGAAGGCGTCACGGCAGTTCCCGGCGAATGCCAGGTACAGGCTAAGACTTTGCGGACGTCTGAGGCGTTGCTGCTCAAGGTCCATATGGCGATTCAGCGCTGCGCCAGGTGCAAAGTCCGCCAGCTCGTAATAGCGACGCAGTTCAAGTGAGACGTTGCCGTTGTTGTCCTGCACCGGCCACTGTCTGGCCCTCTCGAGGGCTTCTTCGGTGGAATCGACCTGTAGCACGCTGTAACCGGCAATGACTTCATTCTCGTCGAAGGGGCCTTGTGCCACGGTGGGTACCCCGTCGCCAAAATTGATTCGGTAGCCCGCAGAAGTGCGTGTAAGTCCATCCCCGGTCAGAAATACGCCTGCGCGTTGCATCCTTTCGTTGTACTCAGCCATGGCGTTGAGCATCTCCTCAGAAGGCATGATGCCCTTCTCGGTGTTGGCATCGGCTCTGCGTATCAGCATGAATTTCATGTTTGTCTCCCTGGTTGATTGTCACGTGCCTTGATAGTCGTACCAGGCAGGCGCAAATCGACAGGCCGACATGTTTATCCCAGGCTATCCAGCCGACGCTGCAGGAAACGGCGTTCCGGCTCCTGCCGGGTGAGGCCGATCGCCCGCTGAAATGCCTCGCGTGCTGCGCCGACATCGCCAGCGCGTCGCTGCAAGTCCGCTCTGGCTGCGTGAAACAGGTGGTAGCTTTGCAGCTCTGGGGCATCTGCCAACTGCTCCAACAGAACAAGTCCGGCTTGGGGGCCGTCACGCATGGCAACAGCCACCGCGCGGTTCAGTGAAATGACTGGGGAAGGATCGAGGCGGATGAGCACATCGTACAGTTCAGCGATTTCGCCCCAGTCGGTATCGGCTGCGCTTGCGGCGCGGGCGTGCTCCGCCGCGATGGCGGCCTGCACACTGTAAACACCCGGCTGAGGCATTTGCATGGCCGCATCAAGACACTGCAAGCCTTCCGCGATCTTGGCAGCGTCCCATAACTGCCGATCCTGTTCCTCAAGGGGAACCAGTTCACCATTGGACCCCTGCCGCGCAGCGCGACGCGAGTCCTGCAGCAGCATCAGCGCCAACAGGCCGTACACCTCGGCTTGCGGCAGCAGTTGACTCAACAGCCTGCCGAGCCGCACCGCTTCATCTGCCAGATTCACCTTGGTGACCGTTGCACCTTCGCTGCTGGAATAGCCCTCGTTAAATACCAGATAGACCACTCGCAATACGCTGTGTAGA is a window of Pseudomonas sp. gcc21 DNA encoding:
- a CDS encoding RNA polymerase sigma factor, yielding MPVPSLLDHLYRTQSRRVLATLIRLLGDFELAEESMHEAFAAALQQWPEQGIPDTPTAWLISAGRHKGIDQIRRRQTASQHRKQQIELDEIPTHNFDDSSINDDQLRLIFTCCHPSLALETRLALTLREMCSLTTEQVARSLLQQPATIAQRIVRAKRKIRDAAIPYEVPEGKALSERLHSVLRVVYLVFNEGYSSSEGATVTKVNLADEAVRLGRLLSQLLPQAEVYGLLALMLLQDSRRAARQGSNGELVPLEEQDRQLWDAAKIAEGLQCLDAAMQMPQPGVYSVQAAIAAEHARAASAADTDWGEIAELYDVLIRLDPSPVISLNRAVAVAMRDGPQAGLVLLEQLADAPELQSYHLFHAARADLQRRAGDVGAAREAFQRAIGLTRQEPERRFLQRRLDSLG
- a CDS encoding DUF3182 family protein, translating into MSSKSGVALLFSSTATPEHERQTFQALGTRIARLLGLPYQGIFADTASSDAPPYFVPSDTLVGVSNYEKLAIRDENDFFGGLVAQPFMGTKAISHPLHHSATYQPEGWTDRFHSIAADAVLPGYSAFCIKDALAAGAEMLRAGPIRLKPVLARAGKGQSVITSLTELQDFMDQINETELAIWGLVLEENLTDVITYSVGQVRLCGVVGSYCGTQRLTRDNTGQLVYGGSDLRVVRGDYPELQKLGLSHSFKLAVERAQQYERAALESLPGIVLSRRNYDVAEGTNQRGERVTGVLEQSWRIGGASSAEVLAIEMLNADHSLAQVQTSTLEIYGKDAELPADATVVYSGEDSEVGYLTKCVKANHDS
- a CDS encoding DUF1428 domain-containing protein; the encoded protein is MSYVDGFVGAVPTANKEAYRKHAESAGHVFKEYGAISFVECWGDDVPPGEITSFPMAVKCKEDETVIFSWIVWPSKAVRDEGMQKVMADPRVQPDVNPMPFDGKRMIFGGFEPVVDL
- a CDS encoding YciI family protein, which produces MKFMLIRRADANTEKGIMPSEEMLNAMAEYNERMQRAGVFLTGDGLTRTSAGYRINFGDGVPTVAQGPFDENEVIAGYSVLQVDSTEEALERARQWPVQDNNGNVSLELRRYYELADFAPGAALNRHMDLEQQRLRRPQSLSLYLAFAGNCRDAFGFYADTLGGEIEAMLTFEETPMAADFPVETRDLIAHAQLRIGRYLIMGSDMAGDSCGQTSGGSTIALEYTDTTQGKQIFDQLAAGGSVQMPFEKTFWAEGFGTLTDRYGVSWMLNCGLINQPA
- a CDS encoding S9 family peptidase, with the translated sequence MTANKDPIDILVEDQHIAGTFMAPESKMPGILFVHGWGGSQARDLERAKGIAGLGCVCLTFDMRGHVATQVQKETVTREHNLADLLAAYDQLSEHPAVDPSCIAVIGTSYGGYLAAFLTTLRPVKWLALRVPALYWDDEWTTPKQALDKVKLMDYRHGRLTPEDNRALAACAGFEGDVLIVESQYDDRVPHATIMSYRSSFVGAHSLTHRIIDGADHGLSHEGCQQVYTKILTRWVSEMVIGARVGI
- a CDS encoding DMT family transporter, which translates into the protein MNEVAERDIQSRRAGIHALGCLLLVGSFLALSLVIAKLADESGAPRLSFLMTALIAAALILSGLTAARGQPMPVNRRTLEYAVVSGILFAIPNAVSFLSVRHVGAGFVALSLAFPVLVTWLLAVTLRMEQLRMLRLAGVLLGLAGGVVLALSKGSDAEGAYGWAALVMLMPVVLAFGNIYRTWRWPQNAAPVFLAAVMMLGGALALSPFALTLEAGRLSELFGSARVVMLLLAETAVFAVVYFFFFVLQRIAGPVYLSQIGLVAALVGTLIAILLLGEGLPPNFGVAGILIILGTIIFHRAA
- the zapE gene encoding cell division protein ZapE gives rise to the protein MTQHAPLPPSVAYQRAVRQQGFEIDLAQQQAVQLLDDCHQALHSSHATAVSGVYLWGPVGRGKTWLMDAFHQGLTVPARRQHFHRFMSWVHQRLFQLNGTANPLHALADELAREVRVLCFDELFVNDIGDAILLGNLFQLVFDRGVVLVATSNQPPDQLYADGFNRERFLPAIAALNQHMHVVSVDGGVDHRLRAGHEHQRYWVVNGTSTGPLHNIFNQLSSDAPASAGSLQLGHREVPVLKHTPSVAWFSFDALCRQALSTLDFIGLCDRFEAILLSGVPCLSAAQRPARIARGTEDGVSRVIAGDRELPRLSIHDDSVRRFIGLVDECYDRRIPLYIEAAVPLSELYTEGHLTFAFRRTLSRLQEMQRERFGADHTRAD
- a CDS encoding YciI family protein produces the protein MKYVALVYLQESLINSMSEREWHDLNQECVGCVEKLTHQGNYLAGEALQPTTDATTVRIRDGETVISDGPFAETKEQLAGFYLLDARDLNEALQLATHIPPARLGSVEVRPVRELPPKDT
- a CDS encoding membrane-bound PQQ-dependent dehydrogenase, glucose/quinate/shikimate family, giving the protein MMQRKPGPFLARWMLLLAAFLALLVSLSMALPGIWLAVLGGSFYYAVAGAAGTLACLWVLSGRYGAGVGLFALVTIGTVLWALWEIDLKAWMHAWGFDLAGRTGLHLGLLLAMVLALAFISGEPSRRSDHGLAAMILGIPLLLLALVSGVGYLVRGSADDPKTPPQAVVTDAAPLATAIESTTDPEEWRAFGGTNHGQRFSTADQITPENVAQLTQAWEFHTGDLPPNTRVAYAFQNTPIKIGNSLFVCSSSNQVFALDPATGEQQWHFDPQVSPDVMESMQSVACRAVAYHASTSAQPDARQCAQRVLLATADSRLIALDAHTGEQCRTFGNSGTVDLGEGLDSQEIGFASSTSGPAVVGDLVIVGQQVSDNQRRDAPSGVTRAYSVTTGELVWAWDAKRVDRPRHRLGPGETWPQGTPNVWTVISADEQLGLVYLATGSPANDHWGGDRSAEEEEYTASVVAVDAATGDTRWHFRTVDHDLWNYDLGAQPTLTDMEIDGQWRRVLLQGTKSGSIYVLDARTGEPLTPLEDRATPERTVEGDWTSPTQQYSTGLPNFAGAPGREPELIAEEHLFGLTPLDALFCRIQFKRMRYEGIYTPPTDQGDGTLVFPGSLGGLTWGGLSVNPEQQILITSSNRLPDRVKLYPRLEVLDPPVGSGGARPDQDIAPQAGAPFGVDNTMWLSPLGVPCLAPPWGFLSATDMRTGELLWSQPLGTAEDAGPLGIATRMKLRIGTPNVGGAVNTRSGLTFIAAAQDNYLRAFDTRTGDLLWDGRLPAGAQASPITYIHAGRQYVAIASGGDARLGTPIGDSVVVFTLPQ